A window of Plasmodium cynomolgi strain B DNA, scaffold: 0358, whole genome shotgun sequence contains these coding sequences:
- a CDS encoding hypothetical protein (putative): YPFLNNFLYTYRKLDEKLEKYYDLYTFYKTVVKDDPEINQTYKDILLKLLRNLQNFEYYKYKISQLDEFCTYLYHWLYFNTKEYDHTEYLISLIFSHFQAKRNPINLYVCPYNLYDKHKYVLQSNDLVKLSYFKFSFDDIKNILNERKHPNYCLCQKYLDECVNTYISMNASHCSIATVENNRELCSELRQFNSYYSYLTKDLKIGGNIPDIYTGKRNVELLDCSPKEISELISNTDDSSNDAASQVVSYVKALPTAVGTIAGATSILALLYKVYTKMILNVLTI, from the coding sequence attagaaaaatattacgATCTTTATACATTTTACAAGACTGTAGTAAAGGATGATCCGGAAATAAATCAAACATACAAAGATATATTGCTAAaacttttaagaaatttacaGAACTTcgaatattataaatataaaatatcacagTTGGATgaattttgtacatatttatatcattGGCTGTACTTCAATACAAAGGAGTATGATCATACTGAATATCTTATTAGTTTAATTTTCTCTCATTTCCaagcaaaaaggaatccTATAAACTTATATGTATGtccatataatttatatgataaacataaatatgttttacaATCAAATGATTTAGTAAAATTAAGCTATTTTAAGTTTAGTTTCGATGATATCAAAAACATTTTGAACGAAAGGAAACATCCCAATTATTGTCTTTGTCAAAAATATCTTGATGAATGtgttaatacatatatatccATGAATGCCAGCCATTGTTCTATTGCTACAGTAGAAAATAATAGAGAATTATGTTCAGAATTAAGACAATTTAATTCTTATTATTCATATCTTACTAAGGATTTAAAAATAGGTGGAAATATACCAGACATATATACTGGAAAAAGAAACGTAGAATTATTAGATTGTTCACCGAAAGAAATATCAGAATTAATATCCAATACGGATGACAGTTCAAATGATGCTGCATCACAAGTTGTATCTTATGTAAAAGCTTTGCCAACAGCTGTTGGCACAATTGCTGGAGCAACTTCCATATTAgcgttattatataaggtttaTACAAAGATGATTTTGAATGTATTAACTATATAG